TTCCCACACGGGTTCCAGGCGGAAGAACCCTGTTTCGGAGCCGAGCCGCGCAAATATTGCGATCTCGGCGGGCTTCGTTTCGGCAACACGCGCAATCGCGGACTTGAACTCGTCGAGGTTTCGGGTCGGGAAGTCTCCAATCGCCAGGACGATCACGCCCGCCTGCATTTTTCCGAGCTGCGCGGGGCTGCCAGACTTCACGCGGCGAACGATTACGCCCTGGACCTCCTCCGACAGGTTCAGGCGAAGGCGGATGTCCTGCGTAAGCTCGCGAACGGTGAGCCCGAGCGCGTTGTCTTCATATTCCTCGGCCTGCTGCGCCGAGCGCGGAAGCTCGCCGAGCTTGACGGCCAGATCAAGCGCTTCGCCCTTCCGCAGGACCCGAAGCTTCGCCTCGTTCCCGGCGCCCGTGTCCCGTACAAGCTTGGTGAAACCCATCACGTCGCGGTCCTGCCTGGCCCGGATCGGCGTGCCGTCGAAATTGACGATGACATCGCCTTCCTGCAGCCCGCTCGCCTGGGCCGGCGAACCGGGCACCACCGTGCTCACGATGAGGCCGCCGGTGGGCTCGAGGTTCCAGTAGCGCGCGAAGTCATCGGTCAGCGGCTGGGTGAACACGCCGAGCCAGGCGCCGCCCTCGCTTGAGGCCTCGCCGTTGCCCCGGGGCGGATTCTTCAGGTACTTGCTGAAAAGCTCGACCTGGTATACGAGCGGGTGCCCGCTGCGAATGTAGAGGTCGCCGCCCTCCGCCGGAGCCAGGTCAAAGCCAACAATCCCCACGACGCGCCCGCGCGTGTCGAGCACGGGCCCGGAGACGAATCCGAAGCGCACCGAACCGTCAAGGCAGTAGGTGGTGCGGGGCTTGTCGAGAACAGCCCCGATCCGGGCGTTCTGCAGGCTCGGCGTAAAGTCCAGGGAATCGCCAAGGAGCCCGAATATGGTGATCGGGTCGGCGAGCTTGAGGCTGGAGGCCGGCGCGAACTCGACGTGCGGCAGATTCAGAGGGGTGTCGGACTGGAGCTGGATAAAGACCACGTTGAGGTCGTCGGGCTTGCCGACAAATTCCGCGGAATAGCGCCTCTCATCGAGGCCCTCGCCAAGCGTGACATTGATGTTGAAAGGGGTGCTGTTCTCGAGCTTCATATGCCCGTGGCAGAGGGCCAGCCCATCCGGGGATACAATCAGGGCCAGGCCATTGCCGTCTCGGCGGCTGATCTCGCCGGTCGCGGGGTTGGTGATCTCGCTGGCGTAAGTGAGGAGGCCCATCGCCGGCTTGAGATCCGCATAGGCGCGGCGGAGCATCTCGGCGTCGAAGTCCTGCGCGGCGGCGGCGGCGGCCAGCCACAGCATGCACGTGAGAATCAGCGCACTACTCCGCATCGGAGGTTCCTTCCACCACGGGA
The genomic region above belongs to Candidatus Hydrogenedentota bacterium and contains:
- a CDS encoding PDZ domain-containing protein, translating into MRSSALILTCMLWLAAAAAAQDFDAEMLRRAYADLKPAMGLLTYASEITNPATGEISRRDGNGLALIVSPDGLALCHGHMKLENSTPFNINVTLGEGLDERRYSAEFVGKPDDLNVVFIQLQSDTPLNLPHVEFAPASSLKLADPITIFGLLGDSLDFTPSLQNARIGAVLDKPRTTYCLDGSVRFGFVSGPVLDTRGRVVGIVGFDLAPAEGGDLYIRSGHPLVYQVELFSKYLKNPPRGNGEASSEGGAWLGVFTQPLTDDFARYWNLEPTGGLIVSTVVPGSPAQASGLQEGDVIVNFDGTPIRARQDRDVMGFTKLVRDTGAGNEAKLRVLRKGEALDLAVKLGELPRSAQQAEEYEDNALGLTVRELTQDIRLRLNLSEEVQGVIVRRVKSGSPAQLGKMQAGVIVLAIGDFPTRNLDEFKSAIARVAETKPAEIAIFARLGSETGFFRLEPVWE